One window of the Dehalococcoidia bacterium genome contains the following:
- a CDS encoding type II toxin-antitoxin system PemK/MazF family toxin: MRRGEIWWAELEAPAGQRPVVLLSRNEAYSVRSLVIVAPVTTRIRNIPSEVSLGKAEGMPQACVANLDTITTIPKDCLRSRITTLSAKKLKEIDAAIQFAMGME; this comes from the coding sequence ATGCGGAGGGGCGAGATATGGTGGGCGGAGCTGGAAGCGCCGGCGGGGCAGCGCCCCGTGGTGCTGCTCTCACGTAACGAAGCCTATAGCGTCCGCTCACTGGTAATCGTGGCGCCGGTCACCACCCGCATCCGTAATATTCCCTCGGAGGTATCCCTGGGCAAGGCGGAAGGAATGCCACAGGCATGCGTAGCCAACCTGGATACCATCACCACTATTCCCAAAGACTGCCTTCGCAGCCGCATCACTACCTTGAGCGCCAAGAAACTTAAAGAAATCGATGCGGCCATCCAATTCGCTATGGGCATGGAATAG
- a CDS encoding ribbon-helix-helix protein, CopG family, translating into MSKTAKIAISLPSEVLDAVERERDQRGESRSQFFRRAVETLLRRQQEQEQSEQYIRAYQQTPETPEEVSAARRAASTILAEEPW; encoded by the coding sequence ATGTCTAAAACAGCGAAAATTGCCATAAGCCTTCCATCGGAAGTTCTCGACGCGGTGGAACGGGAACGGGATCAGCGGGGTGAGAGCCGCAGCCAGTTCTTCCGCCGCGCTGTTGAGACTCTACTCCGCCGCCAGCAGGAGCAGGAGCAGAGCGAGCAATACATCCGCGCCTACCAGCAGACGCCGGAGACGCCGGAGGAAGTGAGCGCAGCCCGCCGCGCCGCCAGCACCATCCTTGCCGAGGAACCCTGGTAA